A section of the Lathamus discolor isolate bLatDis1 chromosome 6, bLatDis1.hap1, whole genome shotgun sequence genome encodes:
- the TEDC2 gene encoding tubulin epsilon and delta complex protein 2 isoform X1 produces MLPRGCGRRGSEEEEQAQPEAGASNGRESKPSPEELEELELLNKALEKALKVRKSILKTPLEAQGATGEKCAGEEPAPKNAEEQQVPVPVEDVPVSTKVRSVGKKPASLKKPSPYQLKAPYRTDPEVKKLQKKALSRCVSRSPRTAGKSSSKGVVCKQGRSPRRPVSAGAREDCAPAEPQKAPGSSRSSLNAQQRFSIGDSAEEKNSVAAGRHLLDAGKKSCGFLGESSKKESPAAERALGRSTSPRRVTLQEKGCQLKLPLAYRKAYFRNFRAWERCRLCQTSAGAAAARTRFIERIQTTFCSPRPAFSPAEIEEELKVLQDVPSLLSQYVEAELADQTTLQREYESLLTLEGLQTTVSQCLCKLQLLRAAVESQRKMHPDCPGDIGSCSPACVPSRGQMCDSAGMLAVPLLCYSSFQELRDLFALKLQVSILHQEIALQKLMMAELLPVLEARPWPEASAAQLYRAVYTQLCEGGKRFPVLVRDELAD; encoded by the exons ATGCTGCCTAGGGGCTGCGGCCGGCG GGgcagtgaggaagaggagcaggcGCAGCCAGAGGCCGGCGCCAGCAATGGACGAG AGAGCAAGCCTTCACccgaggagctggaggagctggagctgctgaacaAAGCCTTAGAGAAGGCgctgaaagtcaggaaaagcaTCTTGAAAACTCCATTAGAGGCCCAGGGAGCTACAGGAGAGAAATGTGCAGGTGAGGAACCTGCTCCCAAGAATGCTGAAGAGCAGCAAGTGCCTGTGCCTGTTGAGGATGTTCCTGTGAGCACAAAGGTAAGATCTGTAGGCAAAAAGCCTGCCTCTTTGAAGAAGCCCTCTCCATACCAGCTAAAAGCCCCTTATAGGACTGACCCAGAGGTGaaaaaactgcaaaagaaaGCCTTGTCCAGATGTGTTTCTCGAAGTCCAAGGACAGCTGGGAAGAGCTCCTCAAAAGGGGTAGTTTGCAAACAAGGAAGGAGTCCTAGGAGACCAGTGAGTGCTGGTGCCAGAGAGGACTGTGCTCCAGCTGAACCGCAAAAGGCACCTGGCTCATCCAGATCCTCTCTGAATGCGCAGCAAAGGTTTTCTATAGGGGATTCAGCTGAGGAAAAGAACTCTGTAGCTGCTGGCAGGCACTTACTTgatgcaggaaagaaaagttgTGGTTTCCTGGGAGAGTCCAGCAAAAAGGAGAGCCCTGCAGCTGAAAGAGCATTGGGAAGGAGCACCTCACCTCGCAGAGTCACCCTGCAGGAAAAAGG GTGCCAGCTGAAGCTGCCCCTTGCCTACAGGAAAGCCTATTTCAGGAACTTCAG GGCATGGGAGAGATGTCGTCTCTGCCAAACAAGTGCAggtgcagcagctgccaggacCCGTTTCATAGAGAGGATCCAGACAACA tTCTGTTCACCAAGGCCAGCCTTCAGTCCTGCAGAGATAGAGGAGGAGTTAAAGGTCCTCCAGGATGTCCCCTCCCTTCTGAGCCAGTATGTGGAAGCTGAGCTTGCAG ACCAAACCACCCTGCAAAGAGAGTATGAAAGCCTTTTAACCTTGGAGGGTTTGCAAACCACAGTTTCCCAGTGCCTGTGTAAGCTGCAGCTCCTGCGAGCAG CTGTGGAGTCCCAGAGGAAGATGCACCCGGACTGCCCTGGGGACATAGgaagctgctctccagcctgtgTTCCTTCCAGGGGACAGATGTGTGACAGTGCAGGCATGCTGGCTGTGCCTCTCCTTTGTTACTCCAGTTTCCAGGAGCTGAGGGACCTGTTTGCCTTGAAGCTGCAGGTGTCAATACTGCACCAAGAAATTGCCTTACAAAAG CTCATGATGGCAGAACTCCTGCCTGTCCTGGAGGCCAGGCCCTGGCCGGAGGCCTCTGCAGCGCAGCTCTATCGGGCCGTGTACACGCAGCTCTGTGAAGGAGGCAAGAGATTTCCTGTGCTGGTGCGGGATGAGCTGGCAGACTGA
- the LOC136017696 gene encoding transmembrane protein 100-like — protein MMGCKSNSLTCLQGGKPGLPVPAATDSTATLNKLALATGGTEKSWYRCIFPFGIVSVVIGVAATCITFTINGPQMDIAKVVSVATLIFGMGLLVAAYVCWRAKRERQRKRQRQEPISLEQGAL, from the coding sequence ATGATGGGCTGCAAGTCCAACTCACTCACTTGCCTGCAGGGAGGAAAGCCAGGGCTGCCGGTGCCCGCTGCCACTGACTCCACTGCCACACTCAACAAGCTGGCCCTGGCCACGGGTGGGACTGAGAAATCCTGGTACCGCTGCATCTTCCCCTTTGGCATCGTCTCCGTGGTCATCGGCGTGGCAGCGACGTGCATCACCTTCACCATCAATGGCCCACAGATGGACATTGCTAAGGTGGTCTCGGTGGCCACCTTGATCTTCGGGATGGGTCTGCTGGTGGCAGCCTATGTGTGCTGGCGTGCCAAGAGGGAGAGGCAGCGCAAGAGGCAACGCCAGGAGCCCATCTCCTTAGAGCAGGGAGCCCTATGA
- the TEDC2 gene encoding tubulin epsilon and delta complex protein 2 isoform X2 — protein sequence MLPRGCGRRSAAALLAALGEGARRRRELEQRAARSSALLRRWGSEEEEQAQPEAGASNGRESKPSPEELEELELLNKALEKALKVRKSILKTPLEAQGATGEKCAGEEPAPKNAEEQQVPVPVEDVPVSTKVRSVGKKPASLKKPSPYQLKAPYRTDPEVKKLQKKALSRCVSRSPRTAGKSSSKGVVCKQGRSPRRPVSAGAREDCAPAEPQKAPGSSRSSLNAQQRFSIGDSAEEKNSVAAGRHLLDAGKKSCGFLGESSKKESPAAERALGRSTSPRRVTLQEKGCQLKLPLAYRKAYFRNFRAWERCRLCQTSAGAAAARTRFIERIQTTFCSPRPAFSPAEIEEELKVLQDVPSLLSQYVEAELADQTTLQREYESLLTLEGLQTTVSQCLCKLQLLRAAVESQRKMHPDCPGDIGSCSPACVPSRGQMCDSAGMLAVPLLCYSSFQELRDLFALKLQVSILHQEIALQKLMMAELLPVLEARPWPEASAAQLYRAVYTQLCEGGKRFPVLVRDELAD from the exons ATGCTGCCTAGGGGCTGCGGCCGGCG GTCGGCGGCGGCGCTGTTGGCGGCGCTGGGCGAGGGTGCGCGCCGGCGGCGGGAGCTGGAGCAGCGGGCGGCGCGGAGCTCCGCTCTCCTGCGGCGCTG GGgcagtgaggaagaggagcaggcGCAGCCAGAGGCCGGCGCCAGCAATGGACGAG AGAGCAAGCCTTCACccgaggagctggaggagctggagctgctgaacaAAGCCTTAGAGAAGGCgctgaaagtcaggaaaagcaTCTTGAAAACTCCATTAGAGGCCCAGGGAGCTACAGGAGAGAAATGTGCAGGTGAGGAACCTGCTCCCAAGAATGCTGAAGAGCAGCAAGTGCCTGTGCCTGTTGAGGATGTTCCTGTGAGCACAAAGGTAAGATCTGTAGGCAAAAAGCCTGCCTCTTTGAAGAAGCCCTCTCCATACCAGCTAAAAGCCCCTTATAGGACTGACCCAGAGGTGaaaaaactgcaaaagaaaGCCTTGTCCAGATGTGTTTCTCGAAGTCCAAGGACAGCTGGGAAGAGCTCCTCAAAAGGGGTAGTTTGCAAACAAGGAAGGAGTCCTAGGAGACCAGTGAGTGCTGGTGCCAGAGAGGACTGTGCTCCAGCTGAACCGCAAAAGGCACCTGGCTCATCCAGATCCTCTCTGAATGCGCAGCAAAGGTTTTCTATAGGGGATTCAGCTGAGGAAAAGAACTCTGTAGCTGCTGGCAGGCACTTACTTgatgcaggaaagaaaagttgTGGTTTCCTGGGAGAGTCCAGCAAAAAGGAGAGCCCTGCAGCTGAAAGAGCATTGGGAAGGAGCACCTCACCTCGCAGAGTCACCCTGCAGGAAAAAGG GTGCCAGCTGAAGCTGCCCCTTGCCTACAGGAAAGCCTATTTCAGGAACTTCAG GGCATGGGAGAGATGTCGTCTCTGCCAAACAAGTGCAggtgcagcagctgccaggacCCGTTTCATAGAGAGGATCCAGACAACA tTCTGTTCACCAAGGCCAGCCTTCAGTCCTGCAGAGATAGAGGAGGAGTTAAAGGTCCTCCAGGATGTCCCCTCCCTTCTGAGCCAGTATGTGGAAGCTGAGCTTGCAG ACCAAACCACCCTGCAAAGAGAGTATGAAAGCCTTTTAACCTTGGAGGGTTTGCAAACCACAGTTTCCCAGTGCCTGTGTAAGCTGCAGCTCCTGCGAGCAG CTGTGGAGTCCCAGAGGAAGATGCACCCGGACTGCCCTGGGGACATAGgaagctgctctccagcctgtgTTCCTTCCAGGGGACAGATGTGTGACAGTGCAGGCATGCTGGCTGTGCCTCTCCTTTGTTACTCCAGTTTCCAGGAGCTGAGGGACCTGTTTGCCTTGAAGCTGCAGGTGTCAATACTGCACCAAGAAATTGCCTTACAAAAG CTCATGATGGCAGAACTCCTGCCTGTCCTGGAGGCCAGGCCCTGGCCGGAGGCCTCTGCAGCGCAGCTCTATCGGGCCGTGTACACGCAGCTCTGTGAAGGAGGCAAGAGATTTCCTGTGCTGGTGCGGGATGAGCTGGCAGACTGA